In Corallococcus macrosporus, one DNA window encodes the following:
- a CDS encoding lytic transglycosylase domain-containing protein, giving the protein MRGWTVAMAAAVVLVGTNAMAFPVQVPVGAQGEAPDVAALRAQLAEKDAQLKAALARLQQYEDEADYLRAEQMGVAEAVRASGLPERQQRRLAVSIVREAERNNLDPLLVVALIRCESSFNNYAVSGVGAMGLMQVMPDTGKYLAEKSGYKLGRHTNLFDFETNVNLGTAYLADLISRFGSVEGALVAYNAGPGLAKRILAKKENRVKFMAGYPAKVVKEFRKLKAQQERAISLRAEQTTTDRKG; this is encoded by the coding sequence ATGCGGGGTTGGACGGTGGCGATGGCGGCGGCGGTGGTGCTGGTGGGGACGAACGCGATGGCTTTCCCGGTGCAGGTGCCGGTGGGTGCCCAGGGTGAAGCGCCGGACGTCGCGGCCCTGCGGGCGCAGCTCGCGGAGAAGGATGCGCAGCTCAAGGCGGCCCTGGCCCGCCTGCAGCAGTACGAGGACGAGGCGGACTACCTCCGCGCGGAGCAGATGGGCGTGGCCGAGGCCGTGCGCGCCTCCGGGCTCCCGGAGCGGCAGCAGCGCCGGCTGGCGGTCTCCATCGTCCGCGAGGCGGAGCGCAACAACCTGGATCCGCTGCTGGTGGTGGCGCTGATCCGCTGCGAGTCCTCGTTCAACAACTACGCGGTGTCCGGGGTGGGCGCCATGGGCCTCATGCAGGTGATGCCGGACACGGGCAAGTACCTGGCGGAGAAGTCCGGCTACAAGCTGGGCCGCCACACGAACCTCTTCGACTTCGAGACGAACGTGAACCTGGGCACGGCCTACCTGGCGGACCTGATCAGCCGCTTCGGCTCCGTGGAGGGCGCGCTCGTCGCCTACAACGCGGGCCCCGGGCTGGCCAAGCGCATCCTGGCCAAGAAGGAGAACCGGGTGAAGTTCATGGCCGGCTATCCCGCCAAGGTCGTGAAGGAATTCCGCAAGCTGAAGGCCCAGCAGGAGCGCGCCATCAGCCTGCGTGCCGAGCAGACGACAACCGACCGCAAGGGTTGA
- a CDS encoding lmo0937 family membrane protein, which translates to MGIILMVLWVMGLITGSTEGQWVHLLLVFSLIAFVLGVASLGRRRGMA; encoded by the coding sequence ATGGGCATCATCTTGATGGTGTTGTGGGTGATGGGGCTGATCACCGGTTCGACGGAGGGGCAGTGGGTGCACCTCCTCCTGGTGTTCTCGCTCATCGCGTTCGTGCTGGGCGTCGCGTCGCTGGGCCGCCGGCGGGGGATGGCGTGA
- a CDS encoding HupE/UreJ family protein, with amino-acid sequence MKPFPAAARVVCLALVLLGPAAVHAHEVEVAPAAVEGFAGWVGEGIRHILAGADHLLFLFAVLLVGGTFRRILLLVTSFTLAHSLTLVITSLGWVTLSARGTRWAEAAIAASILYMALENLLLRRHGHRAGLTFLFGLVHGLGFASVLGGYGLGAGAASALVGFNLGVELGQAAVVAFLVPVLRIVQRRPRLHSKVVRLSSICLAGVGLYWMVARAVG; translated from the coding sequence ATGAAGCCGTTTCCCGCTGCCGCCCGGGTGGTGTGCCTGGCCCTGGTCCTGCTGGGGCCGGCCGCCGTCCACGCCCATGAGGTGGAGGTCGCGCCCGCGGCGGTGGAGGGCTTCGCCGGCTGGGTGGGCGAGGGCATCCGCCACATCCTGGCGGGCGCGGATCATCTCCTGTTCCTCTTCGCCGTGTTGCTCGTGGGCGGCACGTTCCGGCGGATCCTCCTGTTGGTGACGTCCTTCACGCTGGCGCACTCGCTGACGCTGGTGATCACCTCGCTGGGCTGGGTGACGCTGAGCGCGCGGGGCACGCGGTGGGCCGAGGCCGCGATTGCCGCCTCCATCCTCTACATGGCGCTGGAGAACCTGCTGCTGCGCCGGCACGGGCACCGCGCGGGGCTCACCTTCCTGTTCGGCCTGGTGCACGGGCTGGGCTTCGCGAGCGTGCTCGGCGGCTACGGGCTGGGGGCTGGCGCGGCGTCCGCGCTCGTGGGCTTCAACCTGGGCGTGGAGCTGGGGCAGGCGGCGGTGGTGGCCTTCCTGGTGCCCGTGCTGCGCATCGTCCAGCGCAGGCCCCGGTTGCACTCGAAGGTTGTGCGCCTGTCATCCATCTGCCTCGCGGGGGTGGGGCTTTATTGGATGGTTGCTCGTGCGGTCGGTTGA
- the rplC gene encoding 50S ribosomal protein L3 has protein sequence MKGLIGKKIGMTQVFNDEGNLVPVTVIDVNTCLVVGKRTPEKDQYSAVTVGFGEIREKILNKPQLGFFKKASATPRRHLREFRVTAEEAAGFNVGDAIKADMFAKGELVDVTGVTKGRGFSGVMRRWSFKGSQTKTHGTHEYQRHPGAIGQRKTPGRTYPNKKMPGHYGVERVTTQNLTVVDVDVEKGLVLVKGAVAGHNDGIVIVRPSIKVAMRAQHKAAR, from the coding sequence GTGAAGGGTCTGATTGGCAAGAAGATCGGCATGACCCAGGTGTTCAACGACGAGGGCAACCTCGTTCCGGTGACGGTCATCGACGTCAACACCTGTCTGGTGGTCGGCAAGCGCACCCCGGAGAAGGATCAGTACTCCGCGGTGACCGTGGGCTTTGGCGAAATCCGCGAGAAGATCCTGAACAAGCCGCAGCTCGGCTTCTTCAAGAAGGCCAGCGCCACGCCGCGCCGCCACCTGCGTGAGTTCCGCGTCACGGCCGAGGAGGCCGCGGGCTTCAACGTGGGCGACGCCATCAAGGCGGACATGTTCGCCAAGGGCGAGCTGGTGGACGTCACGGGCGTGACCAAGGGTCGCGGCTTCTCCGGCGTCATGCGCCGCTGGAGCTTCAAGGGTTCGCAGACCAAGACGCACGGTACGCACGAGTATCAGCGTCACCCGGGCGCCATCGGTCAGCGTAAGACGCCGGGCCGTACGTACCCGAACAAGAAGATGCCGGGTCACTACGGCGTCGAGCGCGTCACCACGCAGAACCTGACCGTGGTGGACGTGGACGTGGAGAAGGGCCTGGTGCTCGTCAAGGGCGCGGTGGCCGGCCACAACGACGGCATCGTCATCGTGCGCCCCTCCATCAAGGTGGCCATGCGCGCGCAGCACAAGGCCGCGCGCTGA
- a CDS encoding outer membrane beta-barrel domain-containing protein gives MNARTLRVFAALSLSLTALGAAAQEDGVLDSAVVRNRLYKPAGHPELSLSVGLPVQTHLTAHYFFNVGLAYNLFDTFALEARAGYAASRHTGLARSISESFLDREDKRVTDELEDMWRMNLHGVVGARWAPIYGKISLVADIPVHFQTYLWAGGGLTNLKRQSVIQCTQVVDRAAGVCDNRTDVTDRGSATENYWVKESRVAPVVSAALGFRFFIKEQHGIRLELRDWIFKDSYSVNLLRDDWEAGKATGEPAGSPGLTHLVQFDLGYTFSF, from the coding sequence ATGAACGCACGCACGCTTCGCGTCTTCGCCGCGCTGAGCCTCTCGCTGACGGCGCTCGGCGCCGCCGCACAGGAAGACGGCGTCCTGGACTCGGCGGTCGTCCGCAACCGGCTCTACAAGCCCGCGGGCCATCCGGAGCTGTCCCTGTCCGTGGGTCTGCCAGTGCAGACGCACCTGACGGCGCACTACTTCTTCAACGTAGGCCTGGCCTACAACCTCTTCGACACGTTCGCGCTGGAGGCGCGCGCGGGCTACGCCGCCAGCCGCCACACGGGCCTGGCGCGCTCCATCTCCGAGTCCTTCCTGGACCGCGAGGACAAGCGCGTCACGGACGAGCTGGAGGACATGTGGCGGATGAACCTGCACGGCGTCGTCGGCGCCCGGTGGGCTCCCATCTACGGGAAGATCTCCCTCGTCGCGGACATCCCGGTGCACTTCCAGACGTACCTCTGGGCGGGCGGCGGCCTCACCAACCTCAAGCGCCAGTCGGTCATCCAGTGCACCCAGGTGGTGGACCGGGCCGCGGGCGTCTGTGACAACCGCACGGACGTGACGGACCGGGGCAGCGCCACGGAGAACTACTGGGTGAAGGAGTCGCGCGTGGCGCCGGTGGTGTCCGCCGCGCTGGGCTTCCGCTTCTTCATCAAGGAGCAGCACGGCATCCGGCTGGAGCTGCGCGACTGGATCTTCAAGGACAGCTACAGCGTGAACCTGCTGCGCGACGACTGGGAGGCCGGCAAGGCCACCGGCGAGCCCGCCGGCAGCCCG